From Xylanibacter oryzae DSM 17970, a single genomic window includes:
- a CDS encoding winged helix-turn-helix domain-containing protein — protein MTRKPYKVGASVVVYHENKIFIGPEQFALIRQILDDGSMNAAARHLGFSFQKTWQMVTKMNALSDQPIIIVKRGGNNGGGCFVSEYGKKILNMYARRELEVIKALAQSENELDSQLF, from the coding sequence ATGACGAGAAAACCATATAAGGTAGGAGCAAGCGTTGTTGTCTATCATGAGAACAAGATTTTTATCGGACCAGAGCAATTCGCTTTAATCAGGCAGATTCTCGATGATGGTTCAATGAACGCTGCCGCCCGCCACTTGGGGTTTTCTTTTCAAAAGACATGGCAAATGGTGACTAAGATGAATGCATTATCTGATCAACCTATTATCATCGTGAAACGAGGCGGCAACAATGGAGGTGGATGCTTTGTCAGTGAGTACGGTAAAAAAATCCTCAACATGTACGCCAGACGGGAATTGGAAGTTATCAAGGCTTTGGCCCAGTCAGAGAATGAACTGGACAGCCAGCTATTTTGA
- a CDS encoding TOBE domain-containing protein produces the protein MQLSARNSIKGKIVEITLGIVTAKIKLDIGNGNTIVSVITVDSVKEMGFKVGDEAFAIFKSTEVMIGI, from the coding sequence ATGCAGTTAAGTGCAAGAAACAGTATTAAGGGTAAGATTGTAGAAATAACACTAGGTATCGTCACCGCAAAGATCAAACTCGATATTGGAAATGGAAATACCATCGTGTCTGTCATAACCGTAGACAGTGTTAAAGAAATGGGCTTCAAGGTGGGTGACGAAGCTTTTGCAATATTTAAATCAACAGAAGTTATGATCGGAATATGA
- a CDS encoding sensor histidine kinase: protein MKHVYSSRNTKIILILSAIVIAVFSLVASNILVHDLTVEEHSKMEVWADAMRELNKAGDNTDLSLVLKVLNENNTIPVIVMDSKGNVQTYRNIDISGRNRKDSSNFVADKGKQLIEVGKVIKIFISGSPSDYINVCYDDSIMIKRLRIYPLVQLGIVTIFVVIAIFALLTYKKAEQNRVWLGLSKETAHQLGTPISSLMAWTEIFKETYPNDKLIYEMEKDVQRLQLIADRFSKIGSLPELKVTNLIEIMDHVVDYMALRTSSKVKIIKKFPQGDVLVKINLQLFEWAIENVLKNAVDAIKGEGIIILAIHVMECKVFVDISDTGKGIKHKDLNNIFKPGFTTKDRGWGLGLSLAKRMIEEYHKGKIYVKSSDPVKGTIFRIELSKIFD, encoded by the coding sequence ATGAAACATGTATATAGTTCAAGAAATACGAAAATTATCCTTATTTTATCGGCTATAGTAATAGCTGTATTTTCACTTGTGGCTTCAAATATTTTGGTCCACGACTTGACTGTCGAAGAGCATAGTAAAATGGAAGTTTGGGCTGATGCTATGAGAGAATTGAACAAGGCGGGTGATAATACTGATTTAAGCCTTGTTCTTAAAGTATTAAATGAAAATAATACTATTCCGGTTATTGTAATGGATTCAAAAGGTAATGTACAGACTTACCGTAATATTGATATTTCTGGCAGAAATCGTAAAGATAGTTCGAATTTTGTTGCAGATAAAGGTAAACAGTTGATAGAGGTTGGAAAGGTCATTAAAATATTTATCTCTGGCTCTCCGAGTGATTATATTAATGTATGCTATGATGACTCCATAATGATAAAGCGTCTTAGAATTTATCCTTTAGTGCAGTTGGGCATTGTAACTATTTTTGTTGTAATAGCTATTTTTGCACTTCTTACTTATAAGAAAGCAGAACAGAATAGAGTTTGGTTAGGTTTATCTAAAGAAACTGCACATCAGTTGGGCACGCCAATATCTAGTTTAATGGCATGGACGGAAATTTTTAAAGAAACATATCCTAATGATAAGTTGATCTATGAAATGGAAAAGGATGTACAACGTTTACAACTCATAGCAGACCGATTTTCTAAAATAGGTTCTTTACCAGAATTAAAAGTGACGAATTTAATTGAAATAATGGACCATGTTGTAGATTATATGGCTCTTCGTACATCTTCAAAAGTAAAAATTATTAAGAAGTTTCCTCAAGGAGATGTTCTTGTAAAGATTAATCTACAATTATTCGAATGGGCCATAGAAAATGTATTAAAAAATGCTGTAGATGCAATTAAAGGTGAAGGAATAATTATATTGGCGATACATGTAATGGAATGTAAAGTATTTGTTGATATATCCGATACAGGTAAAGGTATCAAGCATAAAGACTTAAATAATATATTTAAGCCTGGTTTTACAACTAAAGATAGAGGGTGGGGATTAGGCTTATCTTTAGCAAAGAGAATGATAGAGGAATATCATAAAGGCAAAATATATGTAAAAAGTTCTGACCCAGTAAAAGGAACAATTTTTAGAATAGAATTATCTAAAATATTTGATTAA
- a CDS encoding YceD family protein — protein MFSLEPFKIDLNGLKEGITTLNFDLGNAYFEAIDAPLTSKGNLNVELAIGRTSDFFELNFHTEGVITVQCDRCLDDMEQCINTDNRLVAKFGDEYSEDDDLITVPEDEGLIDVAWFIYEFIELDVPIKHVHAPGKCNPAMIEMLNEHSATRSSDGNSKKPVDPRWSKLEKLKTKIKD, from the coding sequence ATGTTTAGTTTAGAACCTTTTAAGATAGATTTGAATGGGTTGAAAGAAGGTATTACGACCTTGAATTTCGACCTTGGTAATGCCTATTTCGAGGCAATAGACGCTCCTTTGACATCAAAAGGAAATCTGAATGTAGAACTGGCAATAGGAAGAACATCGGATTTTTTTGAATTGAATTTTCATACAGAAGGGGTAATAACAGTGCAATGTGACCGGTGTTTGGATGATATGGAACAATGTATCAATACAGATAATAGGTTAGTTGCAAAATTTGGAGACGAATACTCGGAAGATGATGACCTAATCACAGTGCCTGAAGATGAAGGCTTAATTGATGTGGCTTGGTTTATCTACGAATTTATAGAATTAGATGTTCCTATCAAGCACGTGCACGCACCTGGAAAATGCAACCCTGCTATGATTGAAATGCTCAATGAGCACTCTGCTACCCGAAGTAGTGATGGGAACAGCAAAAAACCTGTAGATCCTAGGTGGAGTAAATTGGAAAAATTAAAAACAAAAATTAAAGATTAA
- the rpmF gene encoding 50S ribosomal protein L32, with protein MAHPKRRQSKTRTLKRRTHDKAVAPTLALCPNCGAYYVYHTVCPTCGYYRGKVAIEKEVAE; from the coding sequence ATGGCACATCCTAAAAGAAGACAGTCAAAGACTCGTACACTTAAGAGAAGAACCCATGACAAGGCAGTAGCTCCAACATTGGCATTATGCCCTAATTGTGGCGCATATTATGTTTATCATACAGTATGTCCTACATGTGGATATTATAGAGGTAAAGTAGCTATCGAAAAGGAAGTAGCTGAATAA